The region CTGAGCGCGGTCGCGGTGAGCAGAGTGGCGAGGAGTAGCGGGGCGGCGGTGGGGCGCACGGGCACGACCTCCTACTGGCCGACGTCATTGGTGGCCGAGTTGTCTGCCCGGTGAACGTAAGAGCGTGGACTAGTCCACGTCAATGACCTTGCAGCGGCTCGTGACCTTGCGGGGCTCGCGGAGACGGGGCCGCGTGTGATGTCCCAGGGGGACATAAGTCCCACCGGGTCGCATGTCCTGCCGGACGGCCGGCGCCCCGCGCGATCAGCCCTTGACCCACCGGTACTGCAACTCCGGCCGCCCCACCTGCCCGTACTGCGGAGCACGCGCCGCCCGTCCCGCCTCCACCAGGTGCTCCAGATAGCGCCGGGCCGTGATCCGGGAGATGCCGACCGACTCCGCGACCCCGGCCGCCGTCAGGCCCTCGGCGCTGTCCCGCAGCGTCCGGGTGACCCGCTCCAGCGTCGGCGCGCTGAGGCCCTTGGGGAGGGCGGCAGGGCCGGGGGCGCGCAGGGTGGCCAGGGCGCGGTCCACCTCGTCCTGGCCGCTCGCCTCGCCCACCGCCGCGTGGAACTCGGCGTACCGCACGAGGCGGTCGCGCAGGGTGGCGAAGGTGAAGGGCTTCAGGACGTACTGGACGACCCCGAGCGAGACCCCTTCCCGTACGACCGCGAGATCCCGCGCGGACGTCACCGCGATCACGTCCGCGTGATAGCCGGCGGCACGCAGGGAGCGGGCGAGCTGCAGGCCGTGCACGTCCGGCAGGTGCAGGTCGAGCAGCAGCAGGTCCACCGGCGTACGGTCCAGCGCGCGCCGCGCCTCCGCGCCCGTGTGCGCCTTGCCGACAGCGGTGAAGCCGGGCACCCG is a window of Streptomyces sp. NBC_00271 DNA encoding:
- a CDS encoding response regulator translates to MTADPIRVLVVEDDPVAADAHVMYVGRVPGFTAVGKAHTGAEARRALDRTPVDLLLLDLHLPDVHGLQLARSLRAAGYHADVIAVTSARDLAVVREGVSLGVVQYVLKPFTFATLRDRLVRYAEFHAAVGEASGQDEVDRALATLRAPGPAALPKGLSAPTLERVTRTLRDSAEGLTAAGVAESVGISRITARRYLEHLVEAGRAARAPQYGQVGRPELQYRWVKG